In one Flavobacteriales bacterium genomic region, the following are encoded:
- a CDS encoding sugar MFS transporter — MSGSRGTSMAILILGGLFFLFGFVTWLNGPLIPFMRIACELTDFEASIVVPFAFYASYFVMALPASMVLRRTGMKNGMALGLAVMALGAFLFIPAARMRSAGVFLTGFFTIGAGLALLQTASNPYVTVVGPIASAARRISIMGICNKLGGIIAPFILGSLILVDADRLKSDLASLEGPARDALLDERAGLVVMPYSVLGIGLLLAAALIRVSPLPPLEEEKGGAGGSVLRHPQLLLGVLALFLYVWAEVLAGDSIAVYAERLGTPLDVAKTLTSATLTAMLIGYVIGIALMPRIIGQRTALAASAVVALACVAGVLAVDPARMALFPLVDLGALEVRMAELPVSVIMVALLGLGNALMWPAIWPLAVDGVGASLKVGSALLIMAILGGALALPVWTAMAGDASVDGAQSAYWPLIIFYLYILWYALHGSRWRTWGAR; from the coding sequence ATGAGCGGAAGCAGAGGCACCAGCATGGCCATCCTCATCCTCGGGGGGCTGTTCTTCCTGTTCGGATTCGTCACATGGCTGAATGGCCCGCTGATTCCGTTCATGCGGATCGCCTGCGAGCTCACCGATTTCGAGGCCTCGATTGTCGTGCCCTTCGCATTCTATGCCTCCTACTTCGTGATGGCGCTGCCCGCGTCGATGGTCCTTCGCCGCACGGGCATGAAGAACGGCATGGCCTTGGGCCTGGCCGTGATGGCGCTCGGCGCATTCCTGTTCATACCGGCGGCGCGCATGCGTTCGGCGGGCGTCTTCCTCACCGGTTTCTTCACCATCGGGGCGGGCCTGGCCCTGCTGCAGACCGCGAGCAATCCCTACGTCACGGTGGTGGGGCCCATCGCCAGCGCGGCCCGGCGCATCAGCATCATGGGCATCTGCAACAAGCTGGGCGGCATCATCGCACCGTTCATCCTCGGCAGCCTCATCCTGGTGGATGCGGACCGGCTCAAGTCCGACCTCGCCTCGCTGGAGGGCCCGGCCCGCGACGCCCTGCTCGATGAGCGGGCCGGCCTGGTGGTCATGCCGTATTCCGTCCTCGGCATCGGCCTGCTCCTTGCCGCGGCGCTCATCCGGGTCTCCCCGCTGCCGCCGCTGGAGGAGGAGAAGGGGGGAGCAGGCGGGTCGGTCCTGCGGCACCCGCAGCTGTTGCTGGGGGTATTGGCGCTGTTCCTCTACGTCTGGGCCGAGGTACTGGCCGGCGACAGCATCGCGGTCTACGCCGAGCGCCTCGGCACCCCGCTCGACGTGGCCAAGACGCTCACGAGCGCCACGCTCACGGCCATGCTCATCGGCTACGTGATCGGCATCGCGCTCATGCCGCGCATCATCGGGCAGCGCACCGCCCTGGCGGCATCGGCGGTGGTCGCCCTGGCCTGCGTGGCGGGCGTTCTGGCGGTGGACCCGGCGCGGATGGCCCTGTTCCCGCTGGTCGACCTGGGAGCGTTGGAGGTGCGCATGGCGGAGCTGCCCGTCTCGGTGATCATGGTGGCGCTGCTGGGGCTCGGGAACGCCTTGATGTGGCCCGCCATCTGGCCCTTGGCCGTCGATGGGGTGGGGGCCTCCCTCAAGGTGGGTTCCGCGCTGCTCATCATGGCGATCCTGGGTGGGGCGCTCGCCCTTCCGGTGTGGACCGCCATGGCGGGTGACGCATCGGTGGATGGAGCGCAATCCGCGTATTGGCCCCTGATCATCTTCTACCTCTACATCCTCTGGTACGCCTTGCACGGTTCGCGATGGCGCACATGGGGCGCCCGCTAG
- the priA gene encoding primosomal protein N', with protein MLADVILPLAVPGRFTFRIPEGADGLKPGMRVAVPFGRGGKLYGGIVRSLDAEAPPGVAPREIISVIDQAPIVTEHQLRLWDRIADHYLCTLGEVMIAALPGQFALSSETRILVNPFIRDEPRRTDRSAVLIDALLEREALSMREAGELLGLKDPMPAIKRLLDEGVVVVEEELREAWKPRTVTYVKLTEASHNEEALHAWFDKLEKKAPKQLHLLMRYVELSRCMSDHPLEVEKNKLLHLSGATPATLKPLIDKGLFETYEREAGMPALEALQAKAPQLSPAQDEALRAVRDGFAHKDVALLRGVTSSGKTELYTTLIDEAVRDGGQVLYLLPEIALTAQIIERLRARFGERIAVYHSRMAPHERAQLWMRMVQGSEPPPIIVGARSALFLPFRDLRLVVVDEEHDPSYKQHEPAPRYHARDMAIVLAGLHGAKTLLGSATPSIESRYNTQSGKYAYAELLARFGDVAMPAITVVDLRDAARRKQMRGHFSQPLIDAIDAALKRREQAILFQNRRGYVPVWQCESCAWVPGCDHCDVSLTYHKKLHQLRCHYCGRNYPPPVQCGQCGSNRLRMIGFGTEKIEEELAEIFPEARIARMDQDTVRGRQALDRILTGFAQGAIDILVGTQMVTKGLDFDHVSTVGILNADALMRFPDFRAHERAFQLMAQVAGRAGRRDKPGNVIIQAYDAHSPVLELVTRHDVEGFYHRELDHRRAHGYPPFTRVLSLNLRHRDEERVAAAAGALALALRERLGERVLGPDIPAVAWVRDRHIRNLLVKLRRSAHHEEKLFVRDTIDRIFAEPAHRAVQLVADVDPV; from the coding sequence ATGCTCGCGGACGTCATCCTGCCCCTCGCCGTGCCGGGCCGATTCACCTTCCGCATACCGGAGGGTGCCGACGGGCTGAAGCCCGGCATGCGCGTGGCGGTGCCCTTCGGGCGGGGCGGCAAGCTCTATGGCGGCATCGTGCGCTCCCTGGACGCGGAAGCGCCGCCCGGCGTGGCCCCGCGCGAGATCATCTCGGTGATCGACCAGGCTCCCATCGTCACCGAGCACCAGCTGCGCCTCTGGGATCGGATCGCCGACCATTACCTCTGCACGCTCGGCGAGGTGATGATCGCCGCGCTGCCCGGCCAGTTCGCGCTCAGCAGCGAGACGCGCATCCTCGTCAACCCCTTCATCCGCGACGAGCCCCGCCGCACCGACCGCTCCGCCGTGCTCATCGATGCGCTGCTGGAGCGCGAGGCCCTCAGCATGCGCGAGGCCGGCGAGCTCCTCGGCCTCAAGGACCCCATGCCCGCCATCAAGCGCCTGCTGGACGAGGGCGTGGTGGTGGTGGAGGAGGAATTGCGCGAGGCGTGGAAACCGCGCACCGTCACTTATGTGAAGCTCACCGAGGCATCGCACAACGAGGAGGCGCTGCACGCCTGGTTCGACAAGCTGGAGAAGAAGGCGCCCAAGCAGCTGCACCTGCTGATGCGCTACGTGGAGCTGAGCCGCTGCATGAGCGACCATCCGTTGGAGGTGGAGAAGAACAAGCTGCTGCACCTCAGCGGCGCCACGCCCGCCACGCTGAAGCCGCTCATCGATAAAGGCCTCTTCGAGACCTACGAGCGCGAGGCCGGGATGCCCGCGCTGGAAGCGCTTCAAGCCAAGGCCCCGCAGCTCTCGCCGGCGCAGGATGAAGCGCTGCGGGCGGTGCGCGATGGCTTCGCCCACAAGGATGTGGCCCTGCTGCGCGGCGTCACCTCGTCGGGCAAGACGGAGCTCTACACCACCTTGATCGATGAAGCCGTGCGCGACGGCGGCCAGGTGCTCTACCTGCTGCCCGAGATCGCCCTCACCGCGCAGATCATCGAACGGCTGCGCGCGCGCTTCGGCGAGCGCATCGCCGTCTACCATAGCCGCATGGCGCCGCATGAGCGCGCGCAGCTGTGGATGCGCATGGTGCAGGGCAGCGAACCGCCGCCGATCATCGTGGGCGCGCGCTCGGCGCTCTTCCTCCCCTTCCGCGACCTGCGCCTGGTGGTGGTGGACGAGGAGCACGACCCCAGCTACAAGCAGCACGAGCCCGCACCGCGCTACCATGCGCGCGACATGGCCATCGTGCTCGCGGGGCTGCACGGCGCCAAGACCCTGCTCGGCAGCGCCACGCCCAGCATCGAGAGCCGCTACAACACGCAGAGCGGCAAGTACGCCTATGCCGAGCTGCTGGCACGCTTCGGCGATGTGGCCATGCCCGCCATCACCGTGGTGGACCTGCGCGATGCCGCCCGGCGCAAGCAGATGCGCGGGCACTTCAGCCAACCGCTCATCGATGCCATCGATGCGGCGCTGAAGAGGCGCGAGCAGGCCATCCTCTTCCAGAACCGGCGCGGCTATGTGCCCGTGTGGCAGTGCGAGAGCTGCGCCTGGGTGCCCGGCTGCGACCACTGCGATGTGAGCCTCACCTACCACAAGAAGCTGCATCAGCTGCGCTGCCATTACTGCGGAAGGAATTATCCGCCGCCGGTGCAATGCGGCCAGTGCGGCAGCAACCGCCTGCGCATGATCGGCTTCGGTACGGAGAAGATCGAAGAGGAACTCGCGGAGATCTTTCCAGAGGCGCGCATCGCCCGCATGGATCAGGACACCGTGCGCGGACGGCAGGCGCTCGACCGCATCCTCACCGGCTTCGCGCAAGGCGCCATCGACATCCTTGTGGGCACGCAGATGGTCACGAAGGGACTGGACTTCGACCATGTGAGCACCGTGGGCATCCTCAATGCCGATGCGCTCATGCGCTTCCCCGACTTCCGTGCCCATGAACGCGCCTTCCAGCTCATGGCCCAGGTGGCAGGCCGCGCAGGCCGGCGCGACAAGCCCGGCAATGTCATCATACAGGCCTACGATGCGCACAGCCCGGTGCTGGAGCTGGTGACCCGGCACGATGTGGAGGGCTTCTACCACCGCGAACTCGATCACCGGCGCGCGCATGGCTATCCGCCCTTCACGCGTGTGCTCTCGCTGAACCTGCGCCACCGCGATGAGGAGCGCGTGGCGGCTGCAGCAGGCGCCCTTGCCCTTGCGCTGCGCGAGCGCTTGGGCGAACGTGTGCTGGGGCCCGACATCCCGGCCGTGGCCTGGGTGCGCGACCGGCATATCCGCAACCTGCTGGTGAAGCTGCGCCGCAGCGCGCACCACGAGGAGAAGCTCTTCGTCCGCGACACCATCGACCGGATATTCGCGGAACCGGCGCACAGGGCCGTGCAGCTGGTGGCGGATGTGGATCCAGTGTGA
- a CDS encoding DUF1987 domain-containing protein: protein MEPLHLEGSPKTPYVHFDPASGLLELKGRSIPENSIDFYKPLIDWIDRYSRQPSERTALHVQLEYFNTSSSKCILDVFKRLEPIRAAGNEVTVLWHYEADDEDMLEAGEDYSGIINIPFKMIQIAEVNGD from the coding sequence ATGGAACCGCTCCACCTCGAAGGATCGCCCAAGACCCCGTACGTGCATTTCGACCCCGCATCGGGCCTGCTGGAGCTGAAGGGCCGCTCCATCCCGGAGAACAGCATCGACTTCTACAAGCCGCTCATCGACTGGATCGACCGGTACAGCCGACAGCCCAGCGAGCGGACCGCGCTGCACGTGCAGCTCGAGTACTTCAACACGAGCTCCAGCAAGTGCATCCTGGATGTGTTCAAGCGGCTCGAGCCCATCCGCGCCGCGGGCAACGAGGTCACCGTGCTCTGGCACTACGAGGCGGATGACGAGGACATGCTCGAAGCCGGGGAGGACTATTCGGGGATCATCAACATCCCCTTCAAGATGATCCAGATCGCCGAGGTGAACGGCGATTAG
- a CDS encoding right-handed parallel beta-helix repeat-containing protein produces the protein MSDALGCIYAQSYSVPAFPEVTVDATLTPSCTEYGSGAIAAAISGGAPPYLLSWAGPGGFFSTQASISGLAAGTYNLTVFDANGCYFNFSYEVPGASCCPADLVLPPGSSSLSLPDVVGGTVYIAGWFSVQDDLIFQNATVYMGPGAEIFVSNDAMLEFDGSSVTSCSGVMWKGITAITGTTVRARNSFLDDAERLITAHDGSNLWLRNNQFHNNRVAVLVPPQTGGAYSNVTILSAYNTFYSQGPMPQPYPGQQSAIGNQGFAAFELHRTTLNLTAGWNFFHHLSNGIVAFRTDLTVYDATFHDIGPDAAYTALGNANGSGIYANGAKSWATLKHAGHGNGELSMPSFNNCRWGVYAETMNVKSWGNRMVDMGTAYRIDYSGYRDVDVFSNRVQCKRDGMDLRFNDGAAHILLDANHITFGDQPGALRGFCGIRVDEAATANISSAIQNNIIRHAPQSSSSFGIMLRDANDWAVLGNQVMMAHRVFSRTGIALNGCNRTTVSCNTVDSSDPLFALYPIDGQAGIRNWMGSQPLISCNTVDKTTNGILFSGWAADTDLRGNEFHNHRWGLHLENDAIIGQQLFKGNIWHAPAATGGFEAIYENAGNADLFQFWVNSSITPPNGGSYMPGSIWPTTGWFVSDPMESNYSCEEEFACDGLGERCKGCSPELIERIADGSLENEDYTPETRWTMRGDLYKLLTEEPERMDGNPLLADFYTDVEAQVIAQVKQLEADQLALYELAPSVSAALVQGAAQLEALRGQLQSELAALADENLTPAQQHAHVQAIEGLQAAMASLLAYHGNALELAANSRALTAEGVKATNAAIATGALIEANHKAVNEVYLSTLAKDITEFTPAQTAGLFDVANQCPLTGGNAVFRARAIYSLIDDDQEYDDAALCLQQGLITKNKPADAPPTCLLLPNPAKDQATLVLDAPLSEPATLLLTNALGAVALSVRMPAEQLRMVLKLAGLAPGIYHYTLRGLQGTIGTGKLAVER, from the coding sequence ATGTCCGACGCCCTAGGCTGCATCTACGCGCAGAGCTATAGCGTGCCCGCCTTCCCCGAAGTGACCGTCGATGCCACGCTGACCCCTTCATGCACCGAGTACGGCTCGGGCGCTATCGCCGCCGCCATCTCCGGCGGGGCGCCTCCATACCTCTTGAGCTGGGCGGGCCCGGGAGGCTTCTTCTCCACGCAGGCCAGCATCTCTGGCCTTGCGGCAGGCACATACAACCTCACCGTCTTCGACGCCAATGGATGCTACTTCAACTTCAGCTACGAGGTGCCCGGCGCATCGTGCTGCCCTGCCGACCTGGTGCTGCCACCGGGCAGCTCGAGCCTCTCGCTGCCCGATGTGGTGGGCGGCACGGTTTACATAGCCGGGTGGTTCTCCGTGCAGGACGATCTGATCTTCCAGAACGCCACCGTGTACATGGGCCCCGGCGCGGAGATCTTCGTGAGCAACGACGCCATGCTGGAGTTCGACGGCTCGTCGGTGACCAGCTGCAGCGGCGTCATGTGGAAGGGCATCACTGCCATCACCGGCACCACGGTGCGCGCGCGGAATTCCTTCCTCGACGATGCGGAGCGACTGATCACGGCCCACGACGGAAGCAATCTCTGGTTGCGCAACAACCAGTTCCACAACAACCGCGTGGCCGTGTTGGTGCCCCCGCAAACGGGTGGCGCGTACAGCAACGTGACCATCCTATCCGCTTACAACACCTTCTACAGCCAAGGGCCCATGCCACAGCCCTATCCCGGCCAGCAGAGCGCGATCGGGAATCAGGGCTTCGCCGCCTTCGAGCTGCACCGCACCACCCTTAACCTCACCGCCGGTTGGAACTTCTTCCACCACCTGAGCAACGGCATCGTGGCCTTCCGGACGGACCTCACCGTATATGACGCCACCTTCCATGACATCGGCCCCGATGCCGCCTACACCGCCTTGGGTAATGCCAACGGCAGCGGCATCTACGCCAACGGCGCCAAGAGCTGGGCCACCCTGAAGCATGCTGGCCACGGCAACGGCGAGCTCTCCATGCCCTCCTTCAACAACTGCCGCTGGGGCGTGTACGCCGAGACCATGAACGTGAAGTCCTGGGGCAACCGCATGGTGGACATGGGCACCGCCTACCGCATCGACTACAGCGGCTACCGCGATGTGGACGTGTTCAGCAACCGCGTGCAGTGCAAGCGCGATGGCATGGACCTGCGATTCAATGATGGTGCGGCGCACATCCTGCTCGATGCCAACCACATCACCTTCGGCGATCAGCCAGGGGCCTTGCGCGGCTTCTGCGGCATCCGGGTGGACGAGGCCGCTACGGCCAACATCAGCTCGGCGATCCAGAACAACATCATCAGGCACGCGCCCCAATCCAGCTCCAGCTTCGGCATCATGCTGCGCGACGCCAACGACTGGGCCGTGCTGGGCAACCAGGTGATGATGGCCCACCGTGTGTTCAGCCGTACCGGCATCGCCCTCAACGGCTGCAACCGCACCACGGTGAGCTGCAATACCGTGGACAGCTCCGATCCCTTGTTCGCCCTCTACCCCATCGACGGCCAGGCGGGCATCCGCAACTGGATGGGCAGCCAGCCCCTGATCAGCTGCAACACGGTGGACAAGACCACCAACGGGATCCTCTTCAGCGGTTGGGCCGCCGATACGGACCTGCGCGGCAACGAGTTCCACAACCACCGCTGGGGACTGCACCTGGAGAACGATGCCATCATCGGCCAGCAGCTCTTCAAGGGCAACATCTGGCACGCGCCTGCCGCCACGGGCGGCTTCGAGGCGATTTATGAGAATGCGGGGAATGCAGACCTATTCCAGTTCTGGGTGAACTCGTCGATCACCCCGCCCAACGGTGGTAGCTATATGCCGGGGTCGATCTGGCCGACAACCGGTTGGTTTGTCTCGGATCCAATGGAGTCGAACTACTCCTGCGAAGAGGAGTTCGCCTGCGACGGCCTGGGCGAGCGCTGCAAGGGCTGCTCCCCGGAGTTGATCGAGCGTATCGCCGACGGCAGCTTGGAGAACGAGGACTACACCCCCGAGACGCGCTGGACCATGAGGGGCGACCTGTACAAGTTGCTCACCGAGGAGCCCGAGCGCATGGACGGCAACCCGCTGCTGGCGGATTTCTACACCGATGTGGAGGCGCAGGTGATCGCACAGGTCAAGCAGCTGGAGGCCGATCAGCTGGCGCTCTACGAACTGGCCCCGAGCGTGAGCGCCGCGCTGGTGCAGGGCGCCGCGCAACTGGAGGCCCTGCGCGGGCAATTGCAGAGCGAACTGGCCGCGCTGGCCGATGAGAACCTCACCCCCGCCCAGCAGCACGCGCATGTGCAGGCCATTGAAGGGCTGCAGGCCGCCATGGCCAGCCTGTTGGCCTACCATGGCAACGCCCTGGAGCTGGCCGCCAACAGCCGCGCCCTCACCGCCGAAGGCGTGAAGGCCACCAACGCGGCCATCGCCACCGGCGCGCTGATCGAGGCCAACCACAAGGCGGTGAACGAGGTGTATCTGAGCACCCTGGCCAAGGACATCACCGAGTTCACCCCGGCGCAGACCGCCGGCCTCTTCGATGTGGCCAACCAATGCCCGCTCACCGGCGGCAACGCCGTGTTCCGCGCCAGGGCCATCTACAGCCTGATCGACGATGACCAGGAATACGACGATGCCGCCCTCTGCCTGCAGCAGGGCCTGATCACCAAGAACAAGCCCGCCGATGCGCCGCCCACCTGCCTGCTGCTGCCCAACCCGGCGAAGGACCAGGCCACCCTCGTGCTGGATGCGCCCCTGAGCGAGCCCGCCACGCTGCTGCTCACCAACGCGCTGGGCGCGGTGGCCCTGAGCGTGCGCATGCCTGCCGAGCAGCTGCGCATGGTACTGAAGCTCGCAGGCCTCGCACCCGGCATCTACCACTACACCCTGCGCGGGTTGCAAGGAACCATTGGCACCGGCAAGCTCGCCGTGGAACGATAA
- a CDS encoding SiaB family protein kinase, which translates to MPGLLDRIHDLYDELERRRVMLSFKGGLTPELITVLLALVERKLDGMEPDHKSRKRVFNVVVECLQNLYHHNGHLRLDDGAVHTTKEPHGVVMIARTESGYSVLTGNFMAGSEVEQLKGHLDRINSLNPDDLREWYRAKLADGTYSSAGGGGLGMIDIARRSGGKLEYAFVPYDKDSAFFSLNVNVNT; encoded by the coding sequence ATGCCCGGACTGCTCGACCGCATCCATGACCTCTACGATGAACTGGAGCGCCGCCGGGTGATGCTCTCCTTCAAGGGAGGGCTCACCCCCGAGCTCATCACGGTGCTGCTGGCACTGGTGGAGCGCAAGCTGGACGGCATGGAGCCCGACCATAAGTCGCGCAAGCGCGTCTTCAATGTGGTGGTTGAGTGCCTTCAGAACCTCTACCACCACAACGGGCACCTGCGGCTCGATGACGGCGCTGTGCACACTACGAAGGAGCCCCATGGCGTGGTGATGATCGCCCGAACAGAGAGTGGCTATTCCGTGCTAACGGGCAACTTCATGGCCGGCTCGGAGGTGGAGCAGCTCAAGGGTCACCTCGACCGCATCAACTCACTCAATCCCGACGACCTCCGCGAATGGTACAGGGCGAAGCTCGCTGACGGCACGTACTCTAGCGCCGGCGGCGGAGGCCTTGGCATGATCGATATCGCGCGCCGCAGCGGCGGCAAGCTCGAGTACGCCTTCGTCCCCTATGACAAGGATAGCGCCTTCTTCAGCCTCAACGTGAACGTGAACACTTAG
- a CDS encoding ATP-binding cassette domain-containing protein, producing MSEKILKALLQLFAIIAKGEAVALGARPENAAILERFLRKQFSPETAAAHMARYQAFVESFHGAAQGRTGRKRTSLNSVKVLKICTQVNEELTQRQKFVVLLHLLEFIHADGEVTPQESEFVATVAETFNIARPDFARCRAFVCQESQERLDEEHLLYIDAAATTTLSAARHLHAHGLDGEVRVLHVPSVNLYVMRYQGRDEVLLNGQRIGRDSHYVLGNGSSVRPPSGVPIYYSDILQAFMAKQGRPRIVFRADAIEYTFPNGRVGLHELHLAEASGKLIGIMGGSGSGKSTLLNVLNGNLAPSRGRVTINGIDVHAERDRIRGVIGHVSQDDLLIEELTVYQNLFFNAKLSFGDLTDQQVAERTLRMLHTLGLYETKDLKVGSPLEKTISGGQRKRLNIALELIREPSVLFVDEPTSGLSSRDSENIMDLLKELALKGRLVFVVIHQPSSDIFKLFDRLLLMDQEGHPVYYGDPVDAVVYFKKVTGQVDSEQGQCRACGNVNPEQIFNILEARLVDEYGKETDQRRISPDAWNEVFRAQMEVRVAQVPDERSVPHSTFAIPDRLRQLKVYFQRDLLSKLANRQYVLINLLEAPALAFFMSFFLKYHGAAETGSYVFRTNENLPQYLFIAVIVALFLGLTVSAEEIIRDRKILAREKFLDLSWLSYLASKLGILFIISAIQTGLFVLVANRVLGIEALGAAHWLVLFSTSCFANALGLNVSASFNSAKVIYILIPVLIIPQLLFSGIIVKFDRLHPWFGSERGVPLIGNVMASRWAYEALAVTQFMENPYERNFYAFDQRMKTANWKKDLWVAELQNRSAEARRLLSAPPEERVGLEEALELLRHELRREERRLAGFVVKGLERLTPESCDASVLDEVDAALGRLTHHYRSAYKEAERGKERLIAEMTATEQSRAAYFDLLDRYRNDGLADVVTNKNDLRVIVEDDGALIRKSDPVYEVPEGGFLSAHFYAPVKPAFGFRLSALAGNVLVIWTMVLALCAALYWELFPRLMRMLPQRFGR from the coding sequence ATGAGTGAGAAGATCCTGAAGGCCCTGTTGCAGCTGTTCGCCATCATCGCCAAGGGCGAAGCGGTGGCGCTGGGCGCGCGGCCTGAGAATGCCGCCATCCTGGAGCGCTTCCTGCGCAAGCAGTTCAGCCCGGAGACGGCGGCGGCGCACATGGCCCGGTACCAGGCTTTCGTGGAGTCGTTCCACGGCGCGGCCCAGGGCCGCACGGGCCGCAAGCGGACCTCCTTGAACTCGGTGAAGGTCCTCAAGATCTGCACGCAGGTGAACGAGGAACTCACACAGCGCCAGAAGTTCGTCGTGCTGCTCCATCTGCTCGAGTTCATCCATGCCGATGGGGAGGTGACGCCGCAGGAGTCGGAGTTCGTTGCCACCGTCGCAGAGACCTTCAACATCGCCCGGCCCGATTTCGCACGGTGCCGCGCCTTCGTCTGCCAGGAATCACAGGAGCGCCTGGATGAGGAGCACCTGCTCTACATCGATGCAGCGGCCACCACCACCCTCAGCGCGGCCAGGCACCTGCACGCCCATGGCCTCGACGGGGAGGTGCGCGTGCTGCACGTGCCGAGCGTGAACCTGTATGTGATGCGCTATCAGGGCCGGGACGAGGTGCTGCTCAACGGGCAGCGCATCGGGCGCGACAGCCATTATGTGCTCGGCAACGGCAGCAGCGTGCGGCCGCCCAGCGGGGTACCCATCTACTACAGCGACATCCTCCAGGCCTTCATGGCCAAGCAGGGCCGGCCGCGCATCGTCTTCCGGGCCGACGCCATCGAGTACACCTTCCCCAACGGGCGTGTAGGCCTGCACGAGCTGCATCTGGCCGAGGCCTCGGGCAAGCTCATCGGGATCATGGGCGGCAGCGGCAGCGGCAAGAGCACGCTGCTGAACGTGCTCAATGGAAATCTGGCGCCCAGCCGGGGGCGTGTCACCATCAACGGCATCGATGTGCACGCCGAGCGCGACCGCATCCGCGGGGTGATCGGCCACGTGAGCCAGGACGACCTGCTCATCGAGGAGCTGACCGTCTACCAGAACCTGTTCTTCAATGCCAAGCTCTCCTTCGGCGACCTCACGGACCAGCAGGTGGCCGAGCGCACGCTGCGCATGCTGCACACCCTGGGGCTCTACGAGACCAAGGACCTGAAGGTGGGCAGCCCCCTGGAGAAGACCATCAGCGGAGGGCAGCGCAAGCGGCTCAACATCGCCCTGGAGCTGATCCGCGAGCCCAGCGTGCTCTTCGTGGACGAGCCCACCAGCGGTCTGAGCTCGCGCGACTCCGAGAACATCATGGACCTGCTCAAGGAGCTGGCCCTCAAGGGTCGGCTCGTCTTCGTGGTCATCCACCAGCCCAGCTCGGACATCTTCAAGCTGTTCGATCGGCTCCTGCTCATGGACCAGGAGGGGCACCCGGTGTACTACGGCGATCCGGTGGATGCCGTGGTCTACTTCAAGAAGGTGACCGGGCAGGTGGACAGTGAGCAGGGCCAGTGCCGTGCGTGCGGCAACGTGAACCCGGAGCAGATCTTCAATATCCTGGAGGCGCGCCTCGTGGACGAGTACGGCAAGGAGACCGACCAGCGCCGCATCAGCCCTGATGCATGGAATGAGGTGTTCCGGGCACAGATGGAGGTGCGCGTGGCCCAGGTGCCCGATGAGCGCAGCGTGCCGCACAGCACCTTCGCCATCCCCGACCGCCTCAGGCAGCTCAAGGTCTATTTCCAGCGCGACCTGCTGAGCAAGCTCGCCAACCGGCAGTATGTGCTCATCAATCTGCTGGAGGCCCCGGCGCTTGCGTTCTTCATGTCCTTCTTCCTCAAGTACCACGGGGCGGCGGAGACCGGCTCCTACGTCTTCAGGACGAACGAGAACCTCCCGCAGTACCTGTTCATCGCCGTCATTGTGGCCCTCTTCCTGGGCCTCACGGTGAGCGCCGAGGAGATCATCCGCGACCGCAAGATCCTAGCCCGGGAGAAATTCCTCGACCTCAGCTGGCTGAGCTACCTCGCCAGCAAGCTGGGCATCCTCTTCATCATCTCCGCCATCCAGACCGGGCTGTTCGTGCTGGTGGCCAACCGGGTGCTCGGAATCGAAGCGCTCGGCGCTGCGCATTGGCTCGTGCTCTTCTCCACCAGCTGCTTCGCCAATGCCCTCGGGCTGAATGTGAGCGCGAGCTTCAACAGCGCCAAGGTCATCTACATCCTGATCCCCGTCCTGATCATCCCCCAGCTGCTCTTCAGCGGCATCATCGTCAAGTTCGACCGGCTGCACCCGTGGTTCGGGTCGGAGCGGGGCGTGCCCCTCATCGGCAACGTGATGGCCTCGCGGTGGGCCTACGAGGCACTGGCCGTCACGCAGTTCATGGAGAATCCCTATGAGCGGAACTTCTACGCCTTCGATCAGCGCATGAAGACGGCCAATTGGAAGAAGGACCTCTGGGTGGCCGAACTCCAGAACCGCTCAGCCGAGGCCCGGCGGCTGCTTTCCGCCCCCCCCGAGGAGCGGGTCGGGTTGGAGGAGGCGCTGGAACTTCTGCGCCATGAGCTGCGGCGGGAGGAGCGCCGCCTGGCAGGCTTCGTCGTGAAGGGGTTGGAGCGGCTGACGCCTGAATCCTGCGATGCTTCCGTGCTGGATGAGGTGGATGCGGCGCTCGGGCGGCTCACGCACCACTACCGGTCGGCGTACAAGGAGGCCGAGCGGGGGAAGGAGCGGTTGATCGCCGAGATGACCGCCACGGAGCAGTCGCGCGCCGCCTACTTCGACCTGCTCGACCGCTATCGGAACGACGGCCTGGCCGATGTGGTGACGAACAAGAACGACCTCCGCGTGATCGTGGAGGATGATGGCGCACTCATCCGGAAGAGCGACCCGGTGTACGAGGTGCCCGAGGGGGGCTTCCTGAGCGCCCACTTCTATGCGCCCGTGAAGCCGGCATTCGGCTTCCGCCTCAGCGCATTGGCGGGCAACGTCCTGGTCATCTGGACCATGGTGCTGGCCCTGTGCGCTGCGCTGTATTGGGAGCTGTTCCCTCGCCTGATGCGGATGCTCCCGCAGCGCTTCGGCCGCTAA